A stretch of the Photobacterium sp. CCB-ST2H9 genome encodes the following:
- a CDS encoding MFS transporter gives MNKQKLMILFASQQSFHSLIVGIMLPVLVLLFQSRGLNLQDVGLVMAVWVGSTAMLEIPLGGVADRYGRKSTYLWSLVVNLAGVVALYFASGLGLILLAACLLGSARAIYSGTLDAWFYDSFQRADGHLTYHQALSVVNICVTVGLAAGAFLGGWLPDAIQSEPFDFTGQFNINLLVVGGATLCLFLFTVLLIQEDVCRSSMTGSDAKKQPGYRGQMKKALRASMTQDVLKPLMQTMLIFGVVLSSLENFWQPFLASIIQGSDYGTSFFGVVSALYFLMAAAASLFSVKFLRAFAGSHRMLLLATRIIAGGVLLVLAMTKTLEAFAVSYLVFFFFFTMGINSERVLLNENTEDENRSTMISISSFTMMLGGMASSLLFGYISEVYGISMNWMICGGLLILSSLLYLRIPSEGPAVEA, from the coding sequence ATGAACAAACAAAAATTAATGATCCTTTTTGCCAGTCAGCAGAGTTTTCACTCGTTGATCGTCGGGATCATGCTCCCCGTTCTGGTACTGCTGTTTCAGTCCCGGGGGCTCAATCTTCAGGATGTCGGTCTCGTGATGGCGGTTTGGGTTGGCAGTACCGCCATGCTGGAAATTCCATTAGGTGGTGTTGCTGACCGGTATGGCCGAAAATCTACATATTTGTGGTCACTGGTCGTGAACCTGGCAGGCGTGGTTGCACTCTATTTTGCTTCCGGACTCGGCCTGATTTTACTTGCGGCCTGTTTACTCGGGAGCGCACGTGCAATTTATTCCGGAACGTTAGACGCATGGTTTTACGATTCCTTTCAGCGGGCTGATGGACATCTGACCTATCATCAGGCGCTCTCAGTGGTGAATATTTGTGTGACGGTCGGGCTTGCGGCGGGTGCTTTTCTTGGCGGATGGTTACCGGATGCGATTCAGTCTGAGCCTTTTGATTTTACCGGTCAGTTCAATATCAACTTGCTGGTTGTGGGTGGCGCGACGCTCTGTCTGTTCCTGTTTACGGTCTTGTTGATTCAGGAAGATGTCTGCAGAAGCTCTATGACAGGGTCAGATGCAAAGAAGCAACCTGGCTATAGGGGACAAATGAAAAAAGCGCTGCGCGCTTCGATGACCCAAGATGTACTGAAGCCACTGATGCAGACAATGCTGATTTTTGGTGTGGTCCTCAGCAGTCTTGAGAACTTCTGGCAGCCTTTTTTAGCCTCAATTATTCAAGGCAGCGACTATGGCACGTCTTTCTTCGGCGTTGTGTCGGCACTTTATTTTCTGATGGCGGCAGCAGCCTCTTTATTTTCCGTGAAGTTCTTGAGGGCTTTTGCCGGGTCGCACCGAATGTTATTGCTTGCCACCAGAATCATTGCCGGTGGGGTGCTGCTCGTACTGGCGATGACGAAAACACTTGAAGCGTTTGCTGTCAGCTATCTGGTCTTTTTCTTCTTTTTCACCATGGGGATTAACTCAGAGCGTGTTCTGCTCAATGAAAACACTGAGGATGAAAACCGCTCCACCATGATTTCAATCAGCTCTTTTACCATGATGCTGGGCGGGATGGCGTCTTCCTTGCTGTTTGGGTATATCTCTGAAGTGTATGGTATCAGTATGAACTGGATGATTTGTGGTGGCCTGTTAATCCTGAGTTCTCTGTTGTATTTGCGTATTCCGTCAGAAGGTCCTGCCGTGGAAGCCTGA
- a CDS encoding SDR family oxidoreductase: MENVLITGASRGIGLELTKQFLARGDKVIATYRGQPGKGLDDLAISSNLYLHPLEVTDEKAVNAFAASIADHVDILINNAGVIGPEAQSLETLTEKGWLETFAVNTIAPFIVSRAFLPNLRRSDRPRIVTVSSMMGSLNGEGTGMYAYRSSKAAVNKVMQVLAIDLRDDGITVCPIHPGWVKTDMGGEGAEITVQESVSGIVKLVDRLSPEMSGQFYTWEGKVHAW; the protein is encoded by the coding sequence ATGGAAAATGTATTGATTACCGGCGCATCGCGCGGCATTGGTCTTGAACTGACAAAACAGTTTCTTGCACGGGGAGATAAAGTGATCGCCACATACCGTGGTCAGCCTGGCAAGGGGCTGGATGATCTGGCGATATCATCCAATTTATATTTGCATCCTTTAGAAGTCACCGATGAAAAAGCAGTGAATGCGTTTGCAGCGTCGATTGCTGATCATGTCGATATCTTAATCAACAATGCCGGTGTGATCGGACCGGAAGCACAAAGCCTGGAAACTTTGACGGAGAAAGGCTGGCTGGAGACGTTTGCCGTGAATACCATCGCACCGTTCATTGTCAGCCGGGCATTTCTGCCTAATCTGAGACGTTCGGATCGGCCCAGAATTGTGACTGTCTCCAGTATGATGGGCTCACTCAATGGCGAAGGAACGGGTATGTATGCATACCGAAGTTCCAAAGCTGCCGTGAACAAAGTGATGCAAGTACTGGCAATTGACTTGCGTGATGATGGCATCACGGTTTGTCCGATTCATCCGGGCTGGGTGAAAACCGATATGGGCGGCGAGGGAGCTGAAATCACTGTGCAGGAAAGTGTCTCGGGGATCGTGAAGCTGGTGGACAGACTGTCGCCAGAGATGAGTGGTCAATTTTATACCTGGGAAGGGAAAGTGCATGCCTGGTGA
- a CDS encoding DUF4144 domain-containing protein, whose amino-acid sequence MVIWPAVLKYDGDPELVYLADQAVWESDADLHCFGFQAGDVLIDSDGQVFCLESQARESIWHLSAERQMPLAEMITMIQSHQSCQGACCAAKVSFPTFSEAIAALADSAQ is encoded by the coding sequence ATGGTTATCTGGCCAGCTGTACTGAAATATGACGGTGACCCGGAGCTGGTTTATCTGGCTGACCAAGCGGTATGGGAATCGGATGCCGATTTGCACTGCTTTGGATTCCAGGCGGGTGATGTGCTGATTGACTCAGACGGTCAGGTTTTTTGTCTGGAAAGTCAGGCCAGAGAAAGCATCTGGCATTTATCTGCAGAACGTCAAATGCCCCTGGCGGAAATGATTACGATGATTCAGTCTCATCAGTCCTGCCAGGGCGCATGCTGTGCCGCGAAGGTTTCCTTTCCCACTTTTTCTGAGGCCATTGCAGCCTTGGCTGACAGTGCGCAGTAG